Proteins encoded in a region of the Diabrotica virgifera virgifera chromosome 4, PGI_DIABVI_V3a genome:
- the LOC114338938 gene encoding uncharacterized protein LOC114338938, whose amino-acid sequence MFKELLFLCMILAVAMAAPAEQGDHAADLEPVPAALEPAAADLETAASAHHGYGGYGGYGGYGRGGYGGYGGYGGYGGYGGYGGYRGYGGYGGYGHHHHHHHG is encoded by the coding sequence gAGCTCCTCTTTTTGTGTATGATCTTGGCTGTAGCTATGGCAGCTCCAGCTGAGCAAGGCGATCATGCAGCTGACTTAGAACCAGTGCCAGCTGCCTTAGAACCAGCTGCAGCTGATTTAGAAACAGCGGCATCTGCTCATCATGGATATGGGGGATATGGTGGATATGGAGGATATGGTCGTGGAGGATATGGTGGTTATGGAGGATATGGTGGATATGGAGGATATGGAGGATATGGTGGATATAGAGGATATGGTGGATATGGTGGATATGGACACCACCACCACCATCACCATGGATAA